Sequence from the Kribbella aluminosa genome:
TCCCGCAGATAGAGCCAATGATCGGTGCAGGTGTACTTGAGGTTGATGTGGTTGCTCCGCCAAGGTTCGCCCGGTGCCGGATGAACGGCGCCGTAGTCACCGAACCGGATGCGGTCCGACGTCGCTGTCCTGACCGTATGCCAGAGGACTTCCTCGAACCGAGGCTGTTCCCAGTGATGAATCTGCTCCAGCTCCTGGGGGACAGATCCACTGAGTACCGTGATCGATCGGTACTCGCGCGACGCCGGCACACTGTCGAGCAACACGAGTACTACGTCCACCAACCGCTGGCCGGGTCCGGCGACATAACCCGCATCCAGCACGAGGTCCACGCGCGTCGGATCGAACGCGAGCCGCTCCACGAAACGACCGAGCGCCTCGGGGGCGGTCCGGCGTACGTCGACACGCACCGCGCAGCCCTGGCCCATTTCACCGGACAGCTGGCCTACCCGGGTGAGCAGCGCCGGATCGGCACCGGTGTGGACGACCGGGACGAACGGCACGGCCTCGTCCTCCATGAACAAGGCCGCGGTTGGCTGGAGCCGGTGGTTCAGGCGTTCGAGTACGGCGCCGGCGCCTGGCGTGGAGGTCAGCCTCGTGGTATCGATCATCGCGCTCCGGCCGAGTGTCCACAGCCCACGGACGGCCTTCTCCACACCGTTGAGCAGGCGCTCGACCTTGTCCTCCGGCACAGAGTCGAGCATCAGTAGCGGCTGTACCGCCTGGTCGGCGCGGAGCGCTTCGAGCGCGGTGAACTCGCCTCGCTTGGCGCGCAGAGCCACGAGCGTCCGGAAGTTTTCCAAGGGCTGCATGCCACCGCCTCCATCACCCTGTGTGATCGCCCGTTCTTCGAGAGTAAGCGTTGGGTCCGATTCCCGCACGCGACACGAAATCGTCTACTGCAGACGGCCGGCCTACCGGAGGACGACCGGACCCGGTGACAGGAACCGGTCATTCGGGCTGCGGATGCACCTCGCAGCGGTCACAATTGGTCTACCTGTTCGTGACCGAGAGCGATGCCGATGAGCTACCAGCAGTACCCGCCGCCCCCGCAGGGCCTGCCGTACCCCGGACCGGCCCCGAAGCTCCCCGACCGCCGTCCCCGCGACCCGCTGGCCGTTGCCCTGGGCAACGCTTCGCTGCTGGGTCTCGGGTACTTCCTGATCCGCCG
This genomic interval carries:
- a CDS encoding beta family protein — encoded protein: MQPLENFRTLVALRAKRGEFTALEALRADQAVQPLLMLDSVPEDKVERLLNGVEKAVRGLWTLGRSAMIDTTRLTSTPGAGAVLERLNHRLQPTAALFMEDEAVPFVPVVHTGADPALLTRVGQLSGEMGQGCAVRVDVRRTAPEALGRFVERLAFDPTRVDLVLDAGYVAGPGQRLVDVVLVLLDSVPASREYRSITVLSGSVPQELEQIHHWEQPRFEEVLWHTVRTATSDRIRFGDYGAVHPAPGEPWRSNHINLKYTCTDHWLYLRERLREADGDNARASTLRLVSGELVNSGSFSGADYSWGDDRLAEAADGGGHGLGGTSVPVAFATSHHLAYLGEFAAA